The genomic DNA CTTCCTCCGCCGTTTATGGCAGTAAATTCCTGCTCGGAAATCAATCCTGCTGTGACTCTGTCTCCGGCCATAATAAAATTGTTAAGTGCAGAGACAATGTACGGGCTGTGCGTGGTTATAAAGAAACTGGTCTCCAATTTTGAATAAAATTGCGAGAGAATAGAGACGATGTGTCCTTGGGATGTTGGAAAAAGATGAGCCTCTGGCTCCTCGATAAAACACATGTTGCCATGTTCTGACGCTCTCAGTATGGGCCAAACGCATAGTGTCAAAAGCATAGGCAAGGCTTCTTGTTGGCCTGACGACGCATTGGCCAAATTTATACGCCGCCCTTTATTTACAATCCAATCCTGCTCGTCGTGGAATTCATAATCCCCGGATATGATTGCCTCAACCGCTCTGTATGTCTCATCTAAGAGTTCTTTTTGCTTTTTCCGTTCACCTAAATATGCGTCCTTGTACCAACGTTTGGATGATTCGTACAGGCTGCCAAATTCCTTCAGATAAGGATCTATATCCAGATTGGACGCAAGGAATGTGAAGATATTTTTCTGTAGGTTGGCAAAGAAAGAGCGAGTCGCGGGGATGAATATTGGCGACCCGAATATTTTTCCGTATGCCCCATCTCGCAGCGGCTCAACAACGCAGTCGTAAAAAACTTGATTCTCAATAAAGCTTGTTCGCCTTCCGGGACGCTCTTCAGCTCTTGCTTCGGCGAGTTTTCTCGCAAAGGTCTTCTTCTTGCTGTTGTATATCTTAACTATTTGGTCTGAATAGGAAATGGAGAGGCTTGTTTTGCCACTTGAGTTCTTTCGACCAGATATTTTTATGGAAATATCATTTAATTCGTAGATGATGGAGAAAGATGCTCCGTCCCACGTGTATCGAGGAAATCGCTTTTCGAATAAATCTAGTAATGCTTTGTCCGTTTCGCGCTTGCCTCTGTCCTTACGGATGCCCTCATAAAATTCAGTGCTGAATGTTCTAAAAAAATGCAGCAGTTTTGCGATAAGGCTTTTTCCATTCGCTTGTGGACCAATAATTACATTTATTCTTTTGACTTCTATATTTGCTTTTTTTATGGTCAAAAAATTGGAAATAATAATTCTTTCCGTCATGAGCGTTAAATATTCCAATATTTTGCAATGAGAGTGGGGGAGAACTCATGTCTTGAGGGTATTAGGGTTAATTTTTTTACGCTTCGCTATTGCCCGCATTTCCCTTAAATTTCCGTTAATGGAATTGACTAATGATTGATCGTCACCAACAAGTTCTTACCTGGATTTTCCGAAAAATACATGCTGCCGTGTGTATTGCAGAAAAGTAGGTCATGTACACTTTGCCTGAACTTAGCTGACGCGCTTATCCGACGCGACTTGAAGTGTTTTCAGAGGTTTGTGCATTCGATTGTCTAATCGGACAATTATCGCAGATACAATTTTTAACGCAATACGTCGTGGCTGCATGATGACTTTGCCATCGCCAGCAGAGCTTGCACTTATAGCCAGAAATATGCCCTTGTTCTGCTAGCGAATCCCGAACGTCGCTGTTGCAATGTCAACAGCCATGCGCATTAGTAATAAGAGAGTTGAGATCCCCCCACAATCTCGCTGTTGGATGCATTGCCTGGAATGAAAATGTCTCGCCGCCGACAGATGAAATAAGGGTTGCCGTATACTCCATTATTACCGCCACCAACGGTACCCCGGTGTGGAAGCCGGAAAATTCGTCGATGCCGACCTCATAGGGTCAGCAAGCCTCCGCACGCCCAATGGGCGGGCCTTGGCAGGGGTGCGCTAGCCGCACGCCGGTTCCGACGATCCGGTCTTCCAACCTTGTCCTGTGCCCGCCCGCCCCATTTGGAAGTGGGGCAGCGGGATTTCCACATCGTCGGAGGAAGTCCATGCAATCCCACCCCCTCACCCAAAACCCCTGGCTGGTCGACACCGACCCCGAGCACGGCCCGGTCCCCCTCTCCCACCTCTACAACATCGAACGCGCCCGCTACGCCATCCAGACCATCGCCCGCCTGGTCGGCAACAGCGCCTCGGAACCCGCCGCCACCGGCAGCCAGCCGCTGGACGCATGGACGGTATCCGCGTTGATGGGCGGCGTGGAGGGCCTGTGCGATCACCTCGGCACCCTGACCGACGCCATGCTGGAATCGGCCCGCGCCTACGCCGATGACGCCGCGTTCGACGCCGCCACGCATACCGCGCCGCGCTCGATCCAGTAACCCGAAAAAGACCAACGGCCTGCCGCGCAACGCGTCAGGCCAGTTCCAGGCCACCAAGCGTCAGGCCGTCCCATCCCCAAGCATCAGGCCACCCTCATGCCGCCCGCCGGAACGCCCGTCGATACCCCATCGGGCTCGTCCCGACGATCCCCGTGAAATGCTCCCGCAGCGACACCGCCGACCCAAACCCCACCTCCATCGCTACCCGCTCCACCGGCAGGTCCGTCGTCTCCAGCATCCCGCGCGCACGATTCACCCTCGCCTGGATCACCCATTGCAGCGGACTCACCCCCAGCAGTTCCTGAAACCGCCGGTTCAAGGTGCGTACGCTGACCGCGGCCTGGGCGGCCAGCGCGGCGACGGTCAGGTTCTCGGCCAGCCGGTGTTCGATCCAGTGCAGCAGCGGCGTCAGGTCGGTGTGCGAGGCCGGTGTGGGTCGGACGATGAATTGCGCCTGGCCGCCGGCGCGTTCCAGCGGCACGACGGCCAGGCGGGCGCTGTTGGCGGCGACGGCGGCGCCGTGGTCGCGCTTGATCATGTGCAGGCACAGGTCCATGCCGGCGGCGGCGCCGGCGGAGGTCAGGATTTGGCCGTTGTCGACGAACAGGACGTTGGGGTTGACGTCGATGGCGGGGTAGCGGCGCGCCAGCAGGGCGGCGGCTTTCCAGTGGGTGGTGGCCTTGAGGCCGTCGAGGATGCCGCTGGCGGCCAGGACGAAGGCGCCGGTGCAGATGGAGGCGATGCGGGCGCCCCGGGCGTGGGCGTGGCGGACCACATCAAGGATGTCGTCCGGGACGCTGTCGGCCGGGTCGGCCAGGCCGGGGATGACGAGGGTGTCGGCGCCGCGCGCGGCGTCCAGGCGGTGGCGGATGTGCAGGTCGTAGGCGTGGGTGCGGACGCGGGGTTTGCGGGCGTGGACCTGCACGGCGTAGGGGCGGCGGCCGTCGAGGGTTTCGGCGAGCTGGAAGATCTCGCAGGGGATGGACAGGTCGCCCGCGACGAGGCCGTCGAAGGCGAGCACGGCGACGCGGTGCGGGGTGGGCGGGGGCATGGGGCAAGGGCTTTGGGACGGGTCGGGCGGACGGCGGCGCACGGTTGGCGGATTTCTTTCGAAGATTGGCATTTTGGCCAATGGCTGGCGATTGCGCCAGCCCGGACAATGCCGCTCATCCTGTTGCGAGACGCTGCCATGCCCCCGAAAGACGCCGATGCTTCGACCCCTGCTCTCTTCAAGTGGGCGGCCATGCTGGAAGGCGTGACGCTGTTGGCGTTGCTGGGCGTGGCGGTGCCGTTGAAGCACCTGGCCGGGATGCCGCAAGGGGTCTCGTGGGTTGGGCCGGTGCATGGGGTGGCGTTCATGGTCTATATCGCGCTGGCGTGCAATGTGGCGTCGGCGCAGGGCTGGCCGCGCCAGCGGCTGGTGTGGACGTTGGTGGCGACGCTGGTGCCGTTTGGCGGCTTCGTGATCGCGCGTTCGCTGCGCCGCGCGCGGGAGGCGTGAGCGATGGCGTATCTGCTGATCAAGTCGCTGCACCTGGCGCTGGTGCTGTTCTGGGTGGCGGGGATGGTGGTGCAGGCGTTCATGCTGGCCGCGGCCGACAAGCTGCCGGGGCCGGCCTTGCCGCAGGAGCTGGCGCGCCTGCGGCTGCTGCGCAAGTGGGAACGGCTGCTGACCACGCCGGCGATGGTGGGCGCGTTGGCCAGCGGGGTGTATCTGGCGACGAGCGCGGGCTGGTTTGGCAGCGGGTGGCTGTCGGTGAAGCTGGCGTTGGTGCTGTTGCTGGCGGCGGTGCACGGGATGCAGGCGGGACGGCTGCGGCGGCTGGCGGAGGCGGCGGGTGACGGCACCGAGGCGGGCCGTGCGCGGTTGATGCCGGTGGTGCTGGCCGCGCCGGTGCTGATCATTCTGCTGGTGGTGATGAAGCCGTTCTAAGGGCAGTCGTGTAAGTGCACGGCACGCCGCGCAGGCACAAAGCCGCGTCATTCGCTTCGTCCGAAACCCACGCTCGGCACACGCATGGACGACATGAAGCCCGTCAAAATGGGCTTCAGTCGATCCCCAGACGCGATACGCGTGCGTTGCCATGAATGCCCTGTTTGTCGAGCTGCCCGAATTCTCTCGCCATCGCGAGGAATTCCTGGCCGACGACGAATTCCGCGCGCTGCAATGCCTGATGTTGAAACTGCCCGAGGCCGGCGTCGTCATCGAAGGCACCGGCGGACTGCGCAAGCTGCGTTACGTCGACCCGCAGCGCAGCCGGGGCAAGCGTAGCGGCTTGCGAGTCATCTATTACTGGTGCGACGCCGAGCAGCAATTCTGGCTGTTCCGGTTGTATGGCAAACAGGATGTGAACGACAGCAATTCCGCCATCCGCAAGATGTTCGCCAAGGTGCTGGCGCAGGCGCTGGCGGCGCCGAGAGGCGCGCCAGCGGCCATCACGCGCAGGGTGCCGAAGGTGCCGACGCATTACCGGGCGCCGAAGCATTCGGTGAAGGCCAGGACTGAATAAGCCGTCGGTCTGATTTGCCACGGGTCTGCGTCAAACGCCCTGCACAAACGCCAGCGTATATCCGTTGCCATCCACCAGCCCGAACTCATGGGAGCCATAGGCCATGCGTTGCAACGGCCAGGCGATGGGTGTCTTGTCCTTGACCTGCCGGTAGAACGCTTCGACATCGGGAAGCGAGAAATACAGGGTGCCGCTGAATCCTGGCGCCCGCTTCCACAGATCGAGCGTGGTGAAGATCAGCCGCCCCCCGTGTTGCTCCACCGTGAGCGTGCCTTCGGCGGAGTCGGTGACGGTGAAGCCAAGCACAGACCCGTAAAAGTCGCGGGTTGCGGCGAGATCGGTGGTGTGCAGCAAGGCGGAAAGCGGCATGGATATGTCCTGCACGATGTGGGGCCACACGATTCTTTCATGGATCGCCCGATCACGTTTTATCCTTCGGGTTATCAACCTGGAATTCATCGCCGTTTCCCGAGCCGCAGAGCCGATCCCATGTCAACCCGCGACCGCCTAAAAACCTGGGCCCGGCGCATCAAGCGCGACGGCCTGACCCTCTGGTTCGCCGGCAAGCATCCCCGCACGCCCTGGCACGCCAAGGCGCTGGGCGTGTTCGTGGTGGCCTACGCCCTCAGTCCCATCGACCTGATTCCCGACTTCATCCCGGTGCTGGGTTATCTGGATGACGTGCTGTTGCTGCCGGGCCTGATCTGGCTGGCCATCAAGTTGTTGCCGCCAGAGGTGCTGCGGGAATGCCGCAACCAGGCGGACGCGTGGATCCAGGCCAAGCGCGAAAAGCCGCGCAGCCGGGTGGGTGCGGTGGTGATCGTGGCGTTGTGGGTGGCGGTGGTGCTGGCGGTCGGCTACTGGCTATGGCGCTGACGCGGCGCGCGGTTCAATCTTCCAGAAATCCCAGCGTGCGCAACTCCGCGATCGCGCCCAGCTCCTCGTCGCGCCGTTTCTTGGGCGCGCCCAGCGATGCGGCCAGCAGCATGGCAGGCTTGTCGGATTCGTCGAAGCCGCGCAGCACGCTGTCGGCAACGGGAAAGGCCTTGGCGAAGCTCGCATCCAGCGCCTGTTGGCCACGGTAGCGCCCGCGCTTGTCCAGGATCACCTGCGTTTGCGGATCGCGCCGGATCAGGTGCAGCGGCACGCCTTCGCAACGCAGCCCCAACAACCTGGCTTCGCTGATGTCCAGCGCCCAATCGGTCTCGGCATAGAACGCGGCGCGGGCGGTCTCGAATTGCTGGAGCCGGTCCGCATCCGTGCAGAACGCTTCGGGCGTCAGGTTGAGATTGAGCTTGCCGATCTTGCCCTTGAGAGTGACGCGGCGAAAGAGCGAGGCCCACACCAGCAGGATGGGATTCGTGGACAGGTCTTCGACCACCACGTCCTCGAACACGCACGGCTTGATCTCTGAATTCACGACGCGGCATTGCGACAGCGTCACGTTCCGCACGCGCGACATGCGTTGCGGATACTTGACCATCGACAGGCCGCAGTTGTCGAAGGCGCAGTCGTGCAGATGCAGGTCGTGGAAATTCCCGTTGCCCTTGTCCAGGGCCATGCGGAATTGCTGGCTTTCGATTTTTTGCATGCAGCGCGTGCGTCAGTTGCGGCTGGCGGTGGCCAGGCGCAGCGCCAGCGCCAGGAACACAGAGCCCAGCACGTATTGCGGCCAGCGCGACACGCGCTGCCGTCCCGCCCAGCGCCGGCTGAGCTGGTGCGCGGCCAGGATGACGGCGCCGTTGATGAACAGGCCGATGACGTTGAGGATGGTGGCCAGCACCAGGATCTGCAGGGCCACCGAGCCGTCCTGCGGGCGCACGAACTGCGGGAACAGGGCCAGCACGAACAAGGCCATCTTGGGGTTGAGCAGGTTGGTCAGCAGGCCTTGCAGGAAGACTTCGCGCACGGGCGAGCGGGCCCGGCCCGCATCGGGCATGTGCGACACCGGTCGCGAGCGGAAGGTGCGCACGGCCAGGTACAGCAGGTAGAGCGCGCCGGCGAAGCGGACCACGTCGTAGGCCATGGGCACCGCCACGAACAGCTGCGACAGGCCGAAGGCCGCGAGCAGCGCGTGGCAGTAGGTGCCGGCCTGGATGCCGGCCAGCGAGGCGAAGCCGGCGGCCCTGCCCTGGGCGGCGCTGCGCGAGGCGATCAGCAGCATGTCGGGGCCGGGCGTCATGGCCAGGGCGACGCAGGCGCCGCCAAAGAGCACGAGGGTGGCGGGGTCGAGCATGGCGAGTCCTTGGGGCGGCCGGTGGCGGTCGATTATTGGGCCGGCACGGGCAGGCTGCAACCGGTGTAGAACGCCTGGCAACTGGCGCCGGTGTCCTTTTCGCAGGTTTCCAGCGCACGCATGCGGGCCAGTTCTTCGCCGGCGGCGGTGACGGAATTGACCAGCACGCCGCTGCCCTTGGGCGACGGGCCGTAGGCGACCGCCACGCACTGGTCGTGGTAGGTGGTGTTGATGACGCAGCGGGCGCCGCCCTTGGTGGCGCATTGGGCCAGCGCGTCTTTTTCCGCGCGGGCCTTGCTGGCGCGGTCGGCCGAGATGCCGATCGAACCCGACAGCGCGTCATAGGCCACGGCGCCCCAACGCTGGGCGTCGCGCGACGAGGCGGTGGACGCGCCGCCCGCGGCAGGCGCGATCTCCACGGGGATCGGCACGCATTGCTGGCCGGGCGTGCCGACGCTGGGCGCGTAGCCGTCGGGGCAGCCTTGTTCGGCTTGCGCCACGGCGGCGTGGGAAAAGTTCAGGGCGATGGCAAGGGAGGCAATGATCAGGGTACGCATGGGTCAACTCATTCGTTCGATAGACCGCCCAGCAAGGACAGGGCCTCGTCCAGGGACAGCACTGTGGTGCGCGACTCGAAGGCGGTCGCGAACAGGTGGTCGTGCACGACCGGGTCGGGGTCGTAGCAACAGTCCTTGACGGTCAAAAGGCGGTAGTCGGCGTCGCTGGCGTGGGCGATGGAAGACAGCATGACGCCGGTGGAGGCAACGCCGACCATGATCAGGGTGTCGATGCCCTGGGCCGACAGCCGCGGTTGCAGGTCGGTGCCGAAGAACACGCTGGCGCGATGGGCGAGGATGATGGGTTCGTCATCGCGCCGGCCGAGTTCGGGCGAGACGCGGTCATGCACGAAGCGGCCCAGCTGGCGGATGCCCTGCCCGTTCTTGTTGAGCGGGCTGACTTCCGGGTAGCCAGGGCTGAAATGGATCTTGGCGAAGTAGACGCTCACACCGGCGCGGCGCGCGGCATCGCACAGTTGCCGCGTGTTGGCCAGCAGCGTGGGGGCGACCGACGGGAACAGGTCCATGATGTCGGTCTGGTAGTGCATGACCAGCAAGGCGGTGCGCGCGGGGGTGATGGCCGGGGGCGGGGAGGTCATGGTCGCTCCGTGAAGACGTTCTTCATGACCAGTCAGTTTAGCGGCAGTCGCGGGACGGGGCACGGGCCGGGTTGCCGGACGTCGCGCCCCGGTTTTTTCGGGTTCGCCGCGTTGTCGTCTACTTTTCGGCGTACTTCCTGCCGGCTTCGTCGTAGACGTAGCTGACGGCGTCGGCCGGACCCAGTTTGCGGGTCTTGCCCGGGCCGGAGATCTCGGTGCCGCTGGGGGTGACGGTCAGGCGCGGCATGTCGCTGCCGTTCTGCGCGGTGAAAGTCAGCTTGCCGGTCTTGGCGACGCAGGGCATGACATCGCCGTCGGCGCAGGCGGCGCTGTTGTCGTCGCCGGTGAGGATGCTGCCGACGTAGGTCCAGACCTTGTCCTTGAGCTCGTCGCGCGGGCCGGGGTTGAAGACGAACAGGGCGTAGCCTTCGAAGCTGGTGCCGTTGTCAAAGCCCTGGGTCGGCACGGCCAGCAGCAGCTTGCCCTCCGGGGTGCGGTAGTCGAGCGGCTTGCGGCCGGTGTCGACGGCTTCGGCCCGTTCGTAGGCGCCGAACATGCCGATGGTGTGCTCCATGCCGCGGAACTTCCAGGGGCGCTCGGCGGTGGAGCCGGTCAGCGTGAAGGTGGCTTCGGCCAGGTTGACCTGGGTTTCGGGGCCGGCTTCGTCTTCGCCGGGCTTGCCGTATTTTTCGCGGGTGTCCCAGGTGAAGCCGGTGAAGTATTGCGTGCCGCCCAGTTCGAAGGCGTGGCCGAACCAGTAGGTGGCGACGCTGCCGTTGGCGACTTCGTACGAATCGGCGCCCTTGCCGTCGATCTGGTAGATGGCGTACATCACCGTGGGGGCGTCGGGCGGAGCGACCTTGGCGGCGGCCGGTTGCGTGTCCTGGACGGCGTCCAGGCGCGGCTTGGACGCGGGTTCGGCCGCGCTGGCGGGGTTGAACAGGGTGGCCAGGGCGACGGCGCACAGGCCGGCGACGGTGGCGCGCAGCGGCGGACGGCGCGGGAACGGGCGGGTTTGCAGACGCGTATTCATGTCGGACTTGTTCTCGTCGGTCTTCGATAAGCGCACCGAGGCGCATTGTGCGGCGCCATCTTAGAGGGTAGATGGGGCGGGCGTCGGACAGTGGTTTGCCAATTGTGTCCGACTGCAAGTGGTGGCGTGCTCAGGGGCGGTCGGGATGCGCCATGCGTTCGAGCTTCTGCACGTCCAGCCCCATGCGCCGGCCCGAGGCCAGCAGGTGCGCGGCGGCGGCCTGGCGGGCGGCGTCGGGGTCCTTGGCCTGGATGGCGTCGAACAGGCGCAGGTGTTCCTGCTGCGCGGGGCGCGGCCCGCCGGCCAGCCGGGCCGAATTCTGCCAGCCCATTTCGCGCGCTTTGAGAAGCTGGCCTTCGATGAAGCCGCTGAAGGCCACCAGGTAGGCGTTCTGGGTCGAGCCGGCGATGGCGGCGTGGAAGTCGACGTCGGCCTTGGACGCGGCGGGATAGTCGCCTGCGTGCCGCTCCATGCGCTTGAGCGCATCGCGCATGCGTGCCAGGTCGGCGGTCTTGCGGCGCAGGGCGGCGGCTTCGGCGGCGGCGGTTTCCATCCAGAAGCGCAGTTCGAACAACTGCGCCAGGTCCTTGGCCGAGGTGTCGCCGCGCGGCAGGCGGAACACGCTGCCGGCGGGGTTGGCGGCGACGTAGGCGCCCACGCCCTTGGTGGTGACAAGGACGCCGTCGGCCTTCAGTTGCGAGACGGCTTCGCGGATGACCGGGCGGCTGCAGCCCAGCGTGCGCGCCAGTTCCTGTTCGGCCGGCAGGCGCGAGGCGGGCGCGAAGCGGCCTTCGGCGATCTCCTTGCGCAGGGCCGCGATGACCTGGTCCACCAGCGTCAGCGGACGCTCGATAACTTGCATGTCTGCTTCCTATCCAATGGCGAAGACAAAGGCTGCGCGATGCCGGCCGGCGCCGCCCCTGGCGCCATGATATCGCTTCGCCCAAAGCCCGGCGCAGGCCCGTTGCATGGCGGATTATGCCTTGCTATGCTGTCTTACAGCCTGACAGCTATCCGCCTTTCCCGCGCCCCGCCATGGCCGTATCCGCCGTGCGCCACGGACGCCGCCCAGGAGCCGTCCCGCATGCCGTCCTCCTCAGAAAGCACCCTGGCTTTGCCACAGATCGGCGACGGCCTGCCGGGCCGGCAAAGGCTCTGGGCGGTCTCCACGCTCATCCTGGGCAGCGCGATCGCCACGCTCGATACCTCCATCGCCAACACCGCCCTGCCGACCATCGCGGCGGATCTGCGCACCACGCCGGACGCTTCGATCTGGATCATCAATGCCTACCAGATCGCCATGGTGGCCACGCTGCTGCCGTTCGCCGCGCTGGGCGACATCGTCGGCCATCGCCGCGTCTATCTGTATGGCCTGCTGGTGTTCACGCTCGCGTCGCTGGCCTGTGGCGTGGCCGACTCGCTGGCGCTACTGACGGCGGCGCGCGTGCTGCAGGGCGTGGGCGCGTCGGGCATCCTGGGGGTCGGCACCGCGCTGATCCGGCTGACGTTTCCCAGCAGCCAGATCGGCCGCGCGCAGGGCATCAATGCCTTCACCGTGGCGGTGTTCTACGTGGTGGGGCCGTCGGTGGCGTCGGCGGTGCTGGCGGTCAGCACCTGGCACTGGCTGTTCCTGATCAACATTCCGCTGGGAGCCGTGGCAATGGCGATGGCGTGGCGCACGCTGCCGCGCAATCCGCCGCGCAAGGCGCCGCCGCGTTTCGACGGCGTGGCGGCGTTGCTGCTGGGCGCGACCTTCGCGCTGGCGGTGCTGGCGCTGGGCGATGCGGCCCATCATGCCGGCTGGACGCGCATCCTGCCCGAGGCCGCCGCCGCGGCGCTGTGCTGCGCCCTGCTGCTGCGCCGCCAGCGCGCGCATCCCGCGCCGATGCTGCCGGTCGACCTGTTCCGGCGGCCGCTGTTCGCGATGTCGGTGGCCACGTCGGTGCTGTCTTACGCGGCGCAGGGGCTGGCGCTGGTGGCGTTGCCGTTCCTGTTTCAGATGAGCCTGGGGCGTTCCGATGTGCAGACGGGCCTGCTGCTGACCGCCTGGCCGGTGGTGGTGGCGGTGGCCGCGCCGCTGGCGGGGTTTCTGTCGGAACGCCATTCGGTCGCGCTGCTGGGCGGCGGCGGGCTGCTGGTGCTGTGCGCCGGCATGGTGCTGGTGGCGCTGCTGCCGGCGCAGGCGTCGGATGCCGACATCATCTGGCGGCTGGCGGTGTGCGGGGCCGGCTTCGGTTTTTTCCAGTCGCCCAATCTCAAGGCCTTGACGACCAGCGCGCCGGCCGAACGCAGCGGCGCGGCCAGCGGCATCATTCCCACCGCCCGGCTGATCGGCCAGGCTTCGGGGGCGGCGCTGGTGGCGGCGTGTTTCACGCTGGTGGGTGCCGGGGGCGCGCAAGTGGCGCTGTGGATCGGCGCGCTGCTGGCCGGTGTCGCGTGTGTCGTGAGTTTTCTACGGATTCTTGCGCAGGAATGACGGCGCGCGGACGGCGCGGCAACGCGACTTGCGCATGCCTACGCAGCCAGGCGCCAGCTACGTGCTGATGCGCGAGCAGGATATCGCGGCGCGCCGCTTCGATCTGGCGCGCGTCACCTATCAATGCGACTGGCGTCTTGCCATTGAATTGTCGGCCGGGCGCGCTTGCTGCGGCGCGTCCGGCCCAGGCTCAATACGTCGCCTTCAGGTTCAGCATCACGCTGCGCGGCTCGCCGTAGTAGTTCGAGCCATACGCCGCCCACACGCGCTGGTAGTAGACCTTGTCGAACAGGTTGTTCACCGTCAGGGTCGCTTCCAGGTGCTTGTTGAAGCGGTAGCCGGCCTGCGCCGATACCGTGGTGTACGGGCGTTGTTCGAACTTCACCGGGCCGTTCAGGCGATACATGCTGCTGACGCTGCGCAATCCGGCGCCCAGCGACAACCCTTCCAGCGTGCCGGTGGCGAAGCTGTACTTGGTCCACAGGTTGAAGGTGTGGCGCGGCGTGATGAAGACGTATTGCTGCGACTTCTGGTCTTCCGTGCCTTTCAGCGTCTTGGTGGTGGTGTAGGCATAGCCGGCGGTGATGTCCCAGCCGGGCGCCGGACTGCCGCTGATCTCGGCCTCGAAGCCCTGGTTGCGCATCTTGCCCGCCGCCATCGAGAACAGCGGATTGTCCGGGTCCGTCATGGCGCGGTTCTCGTCTTCCATGCGGAACAGCGCCACGTGGCCGTTCAGGCGCTTGTCCAGGAATTCGCCCTTCAGGCCGATCTCGACCTGTTTGCCGGTGCGCGGATCCAGCAGCTGGCCGTTGGCGTCGGTGGTGGTCTGCGGCGTGAAGATGCTGGTGTAGCTGGCGTAGGCCGACAACTGCTCGTTCAGGTCCACCACCAGACCCAGGTACGGCGTGAACTTGCCGTTGATGTTGCTCTTGGTGTTGGTGAACTGGTTGAAGTAGGCGTTGCGGTTCTGCGTGCGGTTTTCCCACCAGGTCAGGCGGCTGCCGGCGATGACGGTGGCGGCGTCGGTGACGCGCAGGTTGGCGCGCGCGTACAGGCCGTATTGGTCGGTCTTGCTGTCGTTGCCGTTGGTGTATTCGTAGTCCGGCCTGGGGACGTTGTTGTCAGGGTGGAACAGGTTGATGTCAGCGTTGTCGCCGCCGCCGTAGCGGAAATTCTTGTGCACGTTGCGGTAGTCGGCGCCCACGGTCAGCTCGTGCTCGCGGCCGAAGGCCTGGAATGGCGTGGCGACGAAGGCGTCCAGGCCGTAGGTCTTCCAGTGGCTGCGGTATTTCCAGGTGACCAGGCAGGTGTCGCCGGTGACCGGATCGACCGCGCAGTCCGACCAGCCGAACTGGCGGCTGGGCTCGTCCTGTTCGCGGTAGACGCCGCTGACCTTGATGCGGCCGCCGTTGGACAGGCGGTGGTCGACGTCGGCGAAGTACTCGGTGATTTCTTCGGTGATGTGGTTCCAGCTGGGGTCCAGGTTGGTGGAGCGGCGCACGTCGAGCAGGCGCCCGTCGGTGTAGCCGGGCAGGCCAAAGAAAGGGCGGCCCTTGTATTGCTGATAGGTGGCGCCGGCGGTCAGCGTGGTATCGGGGGTGAGGTCGAAGCTGAGGGTGCCGTAGAACAGGGGCTTCCTGGTGTAGACGCCGTCGACGAACGAGCCGCGGTCGTCATAGGACGCCACGATGCGGCCGCGCAGGCGGCCGTCGCTGTCGAGCGGGCCGGTCAGGTCGGCCTCGGTGTAGTAGCGGTCCCACGAGCCGGTCATGACCTGGCCGCTGAAACCGAATTCCTTTTGCGCGCGCTTGCGCACCAGGTTGACGGTGCCGCCGGGATCGCCCGCGCCCTGATACAGGCCCGATGGGCCGCGCAGCACCTCGATGCGGTCGTAGATGGCCAGGCCGAAGCCGGCGCTCAGGTCGTTGCCGGTGCTGGCCGGCGTGTTCACGCCATCGACCTGGATGGTGTCGAGCGCGTAGCCGCGCGAATAGAAATTGCCGTGGTTGCCGCCGATGCTGCCGGCTTCCACCGTGATGCCGGTGACGGTGCGCATGGCGTCGTCCAGGTTCACCAGGTTCTGGTCGTCGAGCAACTGGCGCGTCACCACCGAGACCGATTGCGGGATCTGGCGCAGGCTTTGCGCGTTCTTGCCCAGGGTGACGGCAGCGGGGGTGTAGGAACCGGTGCCCTCGGTGGTGGCGAGGTCGCGGCCGGTAACCGTGACGGGCGCGAGCGTGGTGGCGTCGCTGGCGGACGCGCCGGCGGGCGAGCGCACCATGAAGCCGTTGCC from Achromobacter xylosoxidans includes the following:
- a CDS encoding FadR/GntR family transcriptional regulator, whose protein sequence is MQVIERPLTLVDQVIAALRKEIAEGRFAPASRLPAEQELARTLGCSRPVIREAVSQLKADGVLVTTKGVGAYVAANPAGSVFRLPRGDTSAKDLAQLFELRFWMETAAAEAAALRRKTADLARMRDALKRMERHAGDYPAASKADVDFHAAIAGSTQNAYLVAFSGFIEGQLLKAREMGWQNSARLAGGPRPAQQEHLRLFDAIQAKDPDAARQAAAAHLLASGRRMGLDVQKLERMAHPDRP
- a CDS encoding MFS transporter, whose translation is MPSSSESTLALPQIGDGLPGRQRLWAVSTLILGSAIATLDTSIANTALPTIAADLRTTPDASIWIINAYQIAMVATLLPFAALGDIVGHRRVYLYGLLVFTLASLACGVADSLALLTAARVLQGVGASGILGVGTALIRLTFPSSQIGRAQGINAFTVAVFYVVGPSVASAVLAVSTWHWLFLINIPLGAVAMAMAWRTLPRNPPRKAPPRFDGVAALLLGATFALAVLALGDAAHHAGWTRILPEAAAAALCCALLLRRQRAHPAPMLPVDLFRRPLFAMSVATSVLSYAAQGLALVALPFLFQMSLGRSDVQTGLLLTAWPVVVAVAAPLAGFLSERHSVALLGGGGLLVLCAGMVLVALLPAQASDADIIWRLAVCGAGFGFFQSPNLKALTTSAPAERSGAASGIIPTARLIGQASGAALVAACFTLVGAGGAQVALWIGALLAGVACVVSFLRILAQE
- a CDS encoding isochorismatase family cysteine hydrolase, whose protein sequence is MTSPPPAITPARTALLVMHYQTDIMDLFPSVAPTLLANTRQLCDAARRAGVSVYFAKIHFSPGYPEVSPLNKNGQGIRQLGRFVHDRVSPELGRRDDEPIILAHRASVFFGTDLQPRLSAQGIDTLIMVGVASTGVMLSSIAHASDADYRLLTVKDCCYDPDPVVHDHLFATAFESRTTVLSLDEALSLLGGLSNE
- a CDS encoding TonB-dependent siderophore receptor encodes the protein MAQRHFRRRQSAGRYALLCALLMGAALAAQTLAPSAAHAQGRAAAQAFDLPAGNLADALVALGRQAQVQILFSPDSVAGLRAPAVSGSMTPQAALDRLLARSGLVAVPSGNGFMVRSPAGASASDATTLAPVTVTGRDLATTEGTGSYTPAAVTLGKNAQSLRQIPQSVSVVTRQLLDDQNLVNLDDAMRTVTGITVEAGSIGGNHGNFYSRGYALDTIQVDGVNTPASTGNDLSAGFGLAIYDRIEVLRGPSGLYQGAGDPGGTVNLVRKRAQKEFGFSGQVMTGSWDRYYTEADLTGPLDSDGRLRGRIVASYDDRGSFVDGVYTRKPLFYGTLSFDLTPDTTLTAGATYQQYKGRPFFGLPGYTDGRLLDVRRSTNLDPSWNHITEEITEYFADVDHRLSNGGRIKVSGVYREQDEPSRQFGWSDCAVDPVTGDTCLVTWKYRSHWKTYGLDAFVATPFQAFGREHELTVGADYRNVHKNFRYGGGDNADINLFHPDNNVPRPDYEYTNGNDSKTDQYGLYARANLRVTDAATVIAGSRLTWWENRTQNRNAYFNQFTNTKSNINGKFTPYLGLVVDLNEQLSAYASYTSIFTPQTTTDANGQLLDPRTGKQVEIGLKGEFLDKRLNGHVALFRMEDENRAMTDPDNPLFSMAAGKMRNQGFEAEISGSPAPGWDITAGYAYTTTKTLKGTEDQKSQQYVFITPRHTFNLWTKYSFATGTLEGLSLGAGLRSVSSMYRLNGPVKFEQRPYTTVSAQAGYRFNKHLEATLTVNNLFDKVYYQRVWAAYGSNYYGEPRSVMLNLKATY